A genomic stretch from Pieris napi chromosome 18, ilPieNapi1.2, whole genome shotgun sequence includes:
- the LOC125058747 gene encoding uncharacterized protein LOC125058747 isoform X2 — translation MDFNTYNITGKCRFCHSEGFHRDLMKEYEGNSLSEIYFDIFQECFNLYLCIVSNQSSLICMSCIKQLRDANSFRAMVVKAEQDLLQASERDPVFINISDTWSNKSRVEVNTQEMVKLENCDSTLDNDIQDCNLGKQWNSNTNVKSEEILENSFDSYSILDQDCCSLRV, via the exons atggattttaatacatataatattactgGAAAATGTAGATTTTGCCACTCAGAGGGATTCCACAGAGATCTAATGAAAGAATACGAAGGAAACAGTCTAAGCgagatttattttgatatttttcaggaatgctttaatttatat ctATGTATTGTGTCAAACCAAAGTAGCCTAATATGTATGTCCTGTATCAAACAACTGCGAGATGCAAACAGTTTCCGAGCAATGGTTGTTAAGGCAGAACAAGATTTGCTGCAAGCTTCAGAACGAGAtccagtttttattaata TTAGTGATACATGGTCAAACAAGTCCAGAGTGGAGGTAAATACACAAGAGATGGTTAAATTAGAAAACTGTGATTCAACATTGGATAATGATATACAAGATTGCAATc TTGGTAAACAATGGAATAGCAATACAAATGTGAAAAGCGAGGAAATTTTGGAAAATTCATTTGATTCCTATTCTATATTAGATCAAGATTGTTGTA GTTTGCGGGTTTGA
- the LOC125058747 gene encoding PR domain zinc finger protein 5-like isoform X1, with amino-acid sequence MDFNTYNITGKCRFCHSEGFHRDLMKEYEGNSLSEIYFDIFQECFNLYLCIVSNQSSLICMSCIKQLRDANSFRAMVVKAEQDLLQASERDPVFINISDTWSNKSRVEVNTQEMVKLENCDSTLDNDIQDCNLGKQWNSNTNVKSEEILENSFDSYSILDQDCCSDNEIQGENELLSRFAGLKPLPTRRTLYTTYYNFAKQLDSLKGKNVRGTDIKALLQKQNKTSSTYVTEKSTLLNNIMQLLQNSNLAPFQPKRRSGILCLYCSKPFDNFQNLHSHQESENCKKSMKKVLNKKCSESLIIYAHINELKCTICNTSLDFNALKAHLMTVHKQKFFPSSERVVPFKLIKGNEFICQICGFSFETFGSIERHMNTHYRNYVCECGAGYMTKNRLKVHWRYSHKNGVFPCEICKKTFPSQHKYNCHYDVVHRSVKKNKCTKCPARFADYFNKHKHMVEVHGEPPLEYRCNVCDAIFKRRYALLCHVRRRHLEMKNVDCELCSYKCYTVTELKVHMIKHVGERTNQCSICKKAYARKKTLKEHMRIHANDRRFVCAICGQGFVQNCSLKGHMRSHHADSDLAKG; translated from the exons atggattttaatacatataatattactgGAAAATGTAGATTTTGCCACTCAGAGGGATTCCACAGAGATCTAATGAAAGAATACGAAGGAAACAGTCTAAGCgagatttattttgatatttttcaggaatgctttaatttatat ctATGTATTGTGTCAAACCAAAGTAGCCTAATATGTATGTCCTGTATCAAACAACTGCGAGATGCAAACAGTTTCCGAGCAATGGTTGTTAAGGCAGAACAAGATTTGCTGCAAGCTTCAGAACGAGAtccagtttttattaata TTAGTGATACATGGTCAAACAAGTCCAGAGTGGAGGTAAATACACAAGAGATGGTTAAATTAGAAAACTGTGATTCAACATTGGATAATGATATACAAGATTGCAATc TTGGTAAACAATGGAATAGCAATACAAATGTGAAAAGCGAGGAAATTTTGGAAAATTCATTTGATTCCTATTCTATATTAGATCAAGATTGTTGTA gtGATAATGAAATACAAGGTGAAAATGAATTATTGTCAAGGTTTGCGGGTTTGAAGCCGCTACCCACTCGACGCACTTTGTACACAACATACTATAACTTTGCCAAACAGCTGGATTCTTTGAAAG GTAAAAACGTAAGGGGAACAGATATCAAGGCCCTCCTtcaaaagcaaaacaaaacatcaTCCACATATGTAACAGAAAAATCGACTCtcttaaataacataatgCAACTCTTACAAAATTCCAATCTGGCGCCATTCCAACCAAAACGACGCTCTGGGATCCTTTGCCTTTACTGTTCTAAACCTTTTGACAACTTCCAAAATCTCCATTCACACCAAGAAAGCGAAAACTGCAAGAAATCAATGAAAAaagttcttaataaaaaatgttccgAGTCCTTAATTATTTACGCTCATATAAACGAATTAAAATGCACAATATGTAATACCTCACTCGACTTTAACGCGTTAAAAGCGCACTTAATGACGGTACACAAGCAAAAGTTTTTTCCCTCAAGTGAGAGGGTAGTTCCGTTCAAATTGATTAAGGGAAACGAGTTCATTTGCCAAATTTGCGGGTTTAGCTTCGAAACATTCGGTTCTATTGAACGCCACATGAACACGCATTACAGAAATTATGTTTGCGAATGCGGCGCTGGTTACATGACGAAAAATCGTCTAAAGGTACACTGGAGGTATTCGCATAAGAACGGGGTGTTTCCATGCGAGATATGCAAAAAGACATTCCCTTCCCAACATAAATACAACTGTCATTATGACGTCGTCCATAGatctgtgaaaaaaaataaatgcacGAAGTGTCCAGCTCGTTTCgctgattattttaataagcaCAAACACATGGTCGAAGTCCACGGCGAACCGCCTCTGGAATACAGATGTAACGTTTGCGATGCGATTTTTAAACGACGCTACGCATTGCTCTGCCATGTACGCCGGCGCCATTTGGAGATGAAGAATGTGGATTGCGAATTGTGTAGTTACAAGTGTTATACGGTGACGGAATTGAAAGTGCACATGATAAAGCATGTCGGGGAGAGGACGAATCAATGTAGCATATGCAAAAAGGCATATGCGAGGAAGAAAACGTTGAAGGAGCATATGCGGATACATGCTAATGATAGGAGATTTGTTTGCGCTATTTGTGGGCAGGGTTTCGTGCAGAATTGTAGTTTGAAAGGACACATGCGATCGCATCATGCGGATAGCGATTTAGCTAAGGGTTAA